A stretch of Anaeromyxobacter dehalogenans 2CP-1 DNA encodes these proteins:
- a CDS encoding terminase large subunit: MSAPRRRNWVRLAERYAQDVVDGTVPACPEVLQACRRFQRDLTNPEFRLDRDAASRACTFVNLFLEVLPWEAFLIVNVFGFRRRDTGHRRFTFVNVWIGKGNGKSALAAALGLYLAFMDGEQDAEVLTYAFSRENTRHVWETAKQMLRRKQGTELDVAKEYEIELNAVTLYQARTNSVFKANSSNPDAQHGSRPSALIIDELHTVRDELWDTLKGAIVKRANSLMLTLSTGGFDISSKGFKVYEYDRNILAGVEQDDDTFVLIYTAPTDDISDEANWRKANPSLEAGIIDIRKFRATARQALSVPGQRGQFLALHMNRWTGAAEGFIDVARWDALPRTTVQDCIDRGLPCVVGMDPADTNDIFGVAIVFFEEPAPMQRRYHVFFQNHLSESGVQRHPRSSLLRDWAAAGHLTIHPGHSLRIEEVVHPLVDLWRTLPQAEFIWDPKFAKAGVDSLLRMEGVPEEQSVQQPMTPAEMTVPLREMGAAVNEGRLLHDGNPCVSWQVGNLLVESRGAILKPVKQSDTAKIDAPMALVTALKRASVIPVGHDDGPFLATWA; this comes from the coding sequence ATGTCGGCGCCGAGGCGCAGGAACTGGGTCCGGCTCGCCGAGCGGTACGCGCAGGACGTGGTCGATGGGACCGTCCCCGCGTGCCCCGAGGTGCTCCAGGCGTGCCGCCGGTTCCAGCGCGACCTCACGAACCCCGAGTTCAGGCTCGACCGCGATGCAGCCAGTCGAGCGTGCACCTTCGTGAACCTCTTCCTCGAGGTCCTCCCGTGGGAGGCCTTCCTCATCGTCAACGTCTTCGGCTTTCGCCGGAGGGACACCGGGCACCGTCGCTTTACGTTCGTCAACGTCTGGATCGGCAAGGGGAACGGGAAGTCGGCTTTGGCAGCGGCCCTCGGCCTCTACCTCGCGTTCATGGACGGGGAGCAGGACGCCGAGGTGCTCACCTACGCCTTCAGTCGGGAGAACACGCGGCACGTCTGGGAGACGGCCAAGCAGATGCTCCGCAGGAAGCAGGGCACCGAGCTGGACGTGGCCAAGGAGTACGAGATCGAGCTGAACGCGGTGACGCTGTACCAGGCCCGGACCAACTCGGTCTTCAAGGCCAACAGCTCCAACCCCGACGCCCAGCACGGCAGCCGGCCGTCGGCGCTGATCATCGACGAGCTGCACACGGTCCGCGATGAGCTGTGGGACACGCTCAAGGGCGCGATCGTCAAGCGCGCGAACAGCCTCATGCTGACGCTCTCGACGGGCGGCTTCGACATCTCGTCCAAGGGCTTCAAGGTCTACGAGTACGACCGGAACATCCTGGCCGGCGTCGAGCAGGACGACGACACGTTCGTCCTCATCTACACGGCGCCGACCGACGATATCTCCGACGAGGCCAACTGGCGGAAGGCCAACCCGTCGCTCGAGGCCGGGATCATCGACATCAGGAAGTTCCGGGCCACCGCCCGACAGGCCCTCAGCGTGCCCGGTCAGCGGGGCCAGTTCCTCGCCCTGCACATGAACCGCTGGACGGGGGCCGCCGAGGGCTTCATCGACGTGGCCCGATGGGATGCGCTGCCCAGGACCACGGTGCAGGACTGCATCGATCGCGGGCTTCCGTGCGTGGTCGGCATGGACCCGGCCGACACGAACGACATCTTCGGGGTGGCGATCGTGTTCTTCGAGGAGCCGGCGCCGATGCAGCGCCGTTACCACGTCTTCTTCCAGAACCACCTCTCAGAGAGCGGCGTGCAGAGGCACCCGCGCTCCTCCCTGCTCCGGGACTGGGCCGCGGCCGGCCACCTCACGATCCACCCCGGCCACAGCCTCAGGATCGAGGAGGTCGTCCACCCGCTGGTCGACCTCTGGCGGACTCTCCCCCAGGCCGAGTTCATCTGGGACCCGAAGTTCGCCAAGGCCGGCGTCGACAGCCTGCTACGGATGGAGGGCGTCCCCGAGGAGCAGTCGGTCCAGCAGCCGATGACGCCCGCCGAGATGACCGTCCCGCTGCGGGAGATGGGCGCCGCTGTGAACGAGGGCCGCCTGCTCCACGACGGGAACCCGTGCGTCTCCTGGCAGGTCGGCAACCTCCTCGTGGAGAGCCGCGGGGCGATCCTCAAGCCGGTGAAGCAGTCGGACACGGCCAAGATCGACGCGCCGATGGCCCTGG